A window of the Campylobacter massiliensis genome harbors these coding sequences:
- the glmM gene encoding phosphoglucosamine mutase, producing the protein MKLFGTDGVRGKAGEKLSASTSMRLAMAAGIYFRQFASHTNTILLGKDTRKSGYMIETAIVAGLTAVGYNVRQIGPMPTPAIAFLTEDMRCDAGIMISASHNPYYDNGIKFFDSEGNKLSEEAEAQIEKIYFDDALIERSQKQMLEIGAAKRIDDVIGRYIVQIKNSFPKNLSLHGLRVVLDVANGAAYKVAPTIFSELGAETIVINDEPNGSNINLNCGALYPQNLASEVVRLRADLGFALDGDADRLVVVDECGEVANGDSLLGVMAAFLQENKALKGGAVVATVMSNAALEDYLKSHKIKLLRANVGDKYVLEKMKENGTNFGGEQSGHIIFSDYAKTGDGLVAALQFAALVLKKGKKASEILSEIKPYPQILLNLKITEKKPLESIAGLKELEASLAKGGIRSLFRYSGTENLIRLLIEGKCADALKTRMDEVEKFFVKALNG; encoded by the coding sequence GCGAAAAACTCTCCGCCTCAACGTCCATGCGACTTGCTATGGCTGCGGGGATATATTTTAGACAGTTTGCGTCGCATACGAACACTATTTTACTAGGCAAAGACACACGCAAAAGCGGCTACATGATCGAGACCGCCATCGTCGCGGGGCTCACGGCCGTGGGCTACAACGTCCGCCAGATCGGCCCGATGCCAACCCCTGCGATCGCGTTTTTGACCGAAGATATGCGCTGCGACGCGGGCATTATGATCAGCGCCTCGCACAACCCGTACTACGACAACGGTATCAAATTTTTCGACAGCGAAGGCAATAAACTGAGCGAAGAGGCCGAAGCGCAGATAGAAAAGATTTATTTTGACGACGCGCTCATAGAAAGATCGCAAAAACAGATGCTAGAAATCGGCGCCGCAAAGCGCATTGACGACGTCATCGGCCGCTATATCGTGCAGATCAAAAACTCATTTCCTAAAAACCTAAGCCTACACGGACTGCGCGTAGTTTTAGACGTCGCAAACGGCGCGGCGTATAAGGTCGCTCCGACTATCTTTAGCGAGCTTGGCGCCGAAACCATCGTCATCAACGACGAGCCAAACGGCAGCAACATAAACCTAAACTGTGGCGCGCTCTATCCGCAAAATTTAGCCTCCGAGGTCGTGCGATTAAGGGCCGATCTGGGCTTTGCGCTTGACGGCGACGCCGACAGACTCGTGGTCGTCGATGAGTGCGGCGAGGTGGCAAACGGCGATAGTTTGCTAGGCGTCATGGCGGCATTTTTACAAGAAAACAAAGCCCTAAAAGGCGGTGCGGTCGTGGCTACGGTGATGAGTAACGCGGCACTCGAAGACTATCTAAAATCCCACAAAATCAAACTCCTGCGCGCAAATGTCGGCGACAAATACGTGCTTGAAAAGATGAAAGAAAACGGCACGAATTTTGGTGGCGAACAAAGCGGTCACATCATATTTAGCGACTACGCAAAAACGGGCGACGGGCTCGTGGCGGCACTGCAGTTTGCGGCACTGGTGCTAAAAAAAGGCAAAAAAGCGAGCGAAATTTTAAGCGAAATAAAACCGTATCCGCAAATTTTGCTAAATTTAAAGATAACAGAGAAAAAGCCGCTTGAAAGCATCGCAGGGCTAAAAGAGCTTGAAGCAAGCCTCGCAAAAGGGGGCATCCGCTCGCTATTTCGCTACTCGGGCACCGAAAACCTCATCAGGCTTTTGATTGAAGGCAAGTGCGCCGACGCGCTAAAAACCCGAATGGACGAGGTCGAAAAATTTTTCGTAAAAGCGCTAAATGGCTAA